One segment of Macaca fascicularis isolate 582-1 chromosome 2, T2T-MFA8v1.1 DNA contains the following:
- the BOC gene encoding brother of CDO isoform X6, giving the protein MLRGTVTAWRGTRPEVTLACLLLATAGCFADLNEVPQVTVQPASTVQKPGGTVILGCVVEPPRMNVTWRLNGKELNGSDDALGVLITHGTLVITALNNHTVGRYQCVARMPAGAVASVPATVTLASESAPLPPCHGAVPPRLFPP; this is encoded by the exons ATGCTGCGTGGGACAGTGACGGCGTGGAGAGGAACAAGGCCTGAGGTCACACTGGCTTGCCTCCTCTTAGCCACAGCAGGCTGCTTTGCTGACTTGA ACGAGGTCCCTCAGGTCACCGTCCAGCCTGCATCCACCGTCCAGAAGCCTGGAGGCACTGTGATCCTGGGCTGTGTCGTGGAGCCCCCAAGGATGAATGTAACCTGGCGCCTGAATGGGAAGGAGCTGAATGGCTCGGATGATGCTCTGGGTGTCCTCATCACCCATGGGACCCTCGTCATCACTGCCCTTAACAACCACACTGTGGGACGGTACCAGTGTGTGGCCCGGATGCCTGCGGGGGCTGTGGCCAGCGTGCCAGCCACTGTGACACTAGCCAGTGAGTCTGCTCCTTTGCCTCCCTGCCATGGTGCAGTCCCTCCTCGTCTCTTCCCACCCTGA